The proteins below come from a single Vitis vinifera cultivar Pinot Noir 40024 chromosome 9, ASM3070453v1 genomic window:
- the LOC100251408 gene encoding disease resistance protein SUMM2-like, with translation MGNICSISLPVDRIVSSFWDGTTEHANYLRKLPENLVELGTACERLRELRNDVKKKVDIAEREQMQPLDQVQGWLSRVETLETQVTQLIGDGTEEVDKKCLDGSCPRHCRTRYKLGKRVARKLKEVDILMSQRPSDVVAERLPSPRLGERPSEATVGMNSRIGKVWSSLHQEQVGIIGLYGLGGVGKTTLLTQINNAFTKRTHDFDFVIWATVSKNVNLENIQDDIWKKIGFCDDKWKNKSRDEKATSIWRVLSEKRFVLLLDDLWEWLDLSDVGVPFQNKKNKIVFTTRSEEVCAQMEADKKIKVECLTWTESWELLRMKLGEDTLDFHPDIPELAQAVAQECCGLPLVLTTMGRAMACKKTPEEWKYAIKVLQSSASKFPGMGNKVFPLLKYSYDCLPIEVSRSCFLYCSLYPEDYKMSKSSLINRWICEGFLDEFDDREGAKNQGYNIIGTLIHACLLEEADVDYRVKLHDVIRDMALWIACETGKEQDKFLVKADSTLTEAPEVARWMGPKRISLMNYHIEKLTGSPDCPNLLTLFLRNNNLKMISDSFFQFMPNLRVLDLSRNTMTELPQGISNLVSLQYLSLSKTNIKELPIELKNLGNLKYENSCQ, from the coding sequence ATGGGCAACATTTGCTCCATTTCACTCCCCGTTGACCGCATTGTCTCTAGCTTCTGGGATGGCACTACTGAGCATGCAAATTACCTGCGCAAACTCCCTGAAAATCTGGTAGAATTGGGAACCGCTTGTGAAAGATTGAGGGAGTTAAGGAACGATGTGAAGAAGAAGGTGGATATTGCTGAGAGGGAACAAATGCAGCCGCTGGACCAAGTACAAGGGTGGCTTTCAAGGGTTGAAACTCTGGAAACTCAAGTCACTCAACTGATTGGAGATGGCACCGAGGAGGTTGACAAGAAATGTCTCGATGGTTCCTGTCCTAGGCATTGTAGGACCAGATACAAGTTGGGGAAGAGAGTAGCTAGAAAGTTGAAAGAAGTGGACATTCTAATGAGCCAAAGACCTTCGGATGTGGTGGCTGAGAGGTTACCTTCACCTCGCCTAGGTGAAAGGCCTAGTGAAGCAACCGTCGGCATGAATTCCAGAATTGGTAAGGTTTGGAGCAGCCTTCATCAAGAACAAGTGGGAATTATCGGCCTATATGGATTAGGAGGAGTTGGGAAAACCACCCTCTTAACCCAAATCAATAATGCTTTTACTAAAAGAACccatgattttgattttgtgatCTGGGCAACAGTTTCCAAAAATGTAAACCTTGAAAACATTCAGGACGACATCTGGAAGAAGATAGGGTTTTGTGATGataaatggaaaaacaaaagtCGAGATGAGAAAGCTACGAGCATATGGAGAGTCCTGAGCGAAAAGAGGTTTGTGCTGTTGCTAGATGATTTATGGGAGTGGTTGGATTTATCAGACGTCGGGGTCCCAttccaaaataagaaaaataagatagTATTCACCACTCGATCAGAAGAGGTGTGCGCTCAAATGGAAGCTGATAAGAAGATCAAAGTGGAATGCCTAACATGGACAGAATCCTGGGAATTGTTACGAATGAAGCTTGGAGAAGACACTCTCGATTTCCATCCTGATATACCAGAACTCGCTCAAGCCGTTGCACAAGAGTGTTGCGGTTTGCCACTTGTGCTAACTACCATGGGCAGGGCCATGGCTTGTAAGAAGACACCGGAGGAATGGAAGTATGCAATAAAAGTGTTACAAAGCTCTGCCTCAAAATTTCCAGGTATGGGGAACAAAGTGTTTCCTCTTTTAAAATACAGTTATGATTGCTTACCCATCGAAGTTTCCAGATCTTGCTTCTTGTATTGTTCTCTATATCCGGAAGATTATAAGATGTCAAAATCAAGTTTGATAAACCGTTGGATTTGTGAAGGCTTTTTAGATGAATTTGATGACAGGGAAGGAGCAAAAAACCAGGGTTACAACATTATTGGCACTCTGATTCATGCATGTCTATTAGAAGAAGCTGATGTTGATTATCGAGTAAAACTGCATGATGTAATACGTGATATGGCATTGTGGATAGCTTGTGAAACTGGGAAGGAGCAGGACAAGTTCTTGGTGAAGGCCGACAGTACGTTAACTGAAGCTCCTGAAGTTGCTAGATGGATGGGGCCAAAAAGGATTTCACTGATGAATTACCATATTGAGAAACTAACAGGGTCTCCCGATTGCCCCAATCTCTTAACTTTGTTTCTTCGGAATAATAATTTGAAGATGATCTCTGATAGTTTCTTCCAGTTTATGCCAAATCTAAGAGTTTTAGACTTGTCAAGGAATACTATGACTGAATTACCACAGGGAATCTCTAATTTGGTTTCATTACAGTATCTCAGCCTATCAAAAACCAACATAAAAGAGTTGCCAATTGAGTTGAAGAACCTGGGTAActtgaaatatgaaaattcatgccaatga
- the LOC104880311 gene encoding uncharacterized protein LOC104880311 has protein sequence MYIGQRMSYAEFVSKACERLDINSNGYTFHYTLEFDPSALQQLDDDEDMHMMLSHSYDYARIYVLKRTRRVEVEGGIVNVQNDYCHNSTEETHNSVASCQANNESNLGLSQGFMSRCAETEVMPHDLSLCPQPIIGSGHSFPNADEFRNALYTMSLVGRFQYKFKKNSPKRISVCCLVDGCPWRITANSVGTTKILKVNIFIDVHNHYADVECSSQPSMRGRRGARVIEQVIRATPQYLPRQICKDFRSRYGVSLSYKQAWTYKEMTKERIYGLPENSYMLLPWLCQRLVDINPGTIAEYSTQDGHFWQLFIAHSFSIQGFLMGCRPVIAIDSTHLSGPYRGSLFSATAYDADDGMFPIAFGVVSSENYEDWLWFLQKLKGILQDKEVVIISDRHQAILRSVSQLFGVENHAYCYRHVKENFSSYVTKHSMKGKKCKMDALLLLDNVAYARLDDDYVVAMEKLKTYNSDLAKWVKENGPQHWAMSKFAKKRWDKMTTNLAESFNAWLKEERHYTIFNLVMTHMDKFAHLACDHMGSTENWKAAIGPKTEEKLLENIIKSGSLPVYPYVGGVFKVFNMKVYVDVNLRERTCTCKAWQMAGIPCEHACTAICQMKQDVYEYVDSYFKLPMQELIYSGHFNSIPNHNMPIVDADGCVRDVQGRLYPSLKPPCSKRPPGRPRHRRIESQFSSKRLIFCS, from the exons ATGTACATTGGACAAAGGATGTCATATGCTGAATTTGTTTCAAAGGCATGTGAACGGTtggatattaattcaaatggatATACATTTCATTACACCCTTGAGTTTGATCCATCTGCACTTCAACAGTTGGATGATGATGAGGACATGCATATGATGTTATCCCATAGTTATGATTATGCTCGTATTTATGTATTAAAACGGACTCGAAGAGTAGAAGTTGAAGGAGGTATAGTCAATGTGCAAAATGATTATTG TCACAATAGTACGGAGGAAACACACAATTCAGTTGCATCATGTCAAGCAAACAATGAGTCTAATTTAGGACTTTCTCAAGGCTTCATGTCCAGATGTGCAGAAACTGAAGTTATGCCACATGATTTAAGTCTTTGTCCTCAACCTATTATTGGGAGTGGGCATAGTTTTCCTAATGCAGATGAATTTAGAAATGCATTATATACGATGTCATTAGTTGGTAGATTTCaatacaaattcaaaaagaactcTCCAAAGCGAATATCTGTGTGCTGTTTAGTGGATGGGTGCCCTTGGAGAATAACTGCTAATTCAGTAGGcacaaccaaaattttgaaggtTAACATCTTCATTGATGTACACAATCATTATGCAGATGTTGAGTGTTCAAGCCAACCTTCAATGCGGGGAAGGAGAGGTGCTCGTGTCATAGAGCAAGTAATAAGGGCAACCCCTCAGTATTTGCCCCGTCAAATTTGCAAAGACTTCAGGAGTCGGTATGGTGTTTCATTGAGTTATAAGCAAGCTTGGACATACAAAGAAATGACAAAAGAGAGAATATATGGTCTTCCAGAAAACTCATATATGTTGTTGCCATGGTTATGTCAGAGATTGGTAGACATTAATCCAGGGACGATTGCTGAATATAGCACACAAGATGGGCATTTTTGGCAATTGTTCATTGCAcattctttttcaattcaagggtttTTAATGGGTTGTCGACCTGTTATTGCAATTGACTCAACTCATTTGAGTGGACCGTATAGGGGCTCTTTATTTTCTGCAACAGCTTATGATGCTGATGATGGCATGTTCCCAATTGCATTTGGTGTTGTAAGTTCAGAAAACTATGAGGATTGGCTATGGTTTTTGCAGAAATTGAAGGGCATACTTCAAGATAAAGAGGTAGTCATAATATCAGATAGGCATCAAGCAATCCTTCGTAGTGTTTCTCAACTTTTTGGAGTAGAAAATCATGCATATTGTTATCGTCATGTGAAAGAGAATTTTAGTAGCTATGTGACGAAACATAgtatgaagggaaaaaaatgtaaaatggaTGCATTGTTGCTACTTGATAATGTTGCGTATGCTAGGTTGGATGATGATTATGTTGTAGCCATGGAAAAATTAAAGACATATAACAGTGACCTAGCGAAGTGGGTTAAAGAGAACGGTCCACAACATTGGGCAATGTCAAAGTTTGCCAAAAAACGATGGGATAAGATGACAACTAATCTTGCTGAATCATTCAATGCTTGGCTGAAGGAGGAACGCCATTACACAATTTTCAACTTAGTAATGACACATATGGATAAGTTTGCTCATCTAGCATGTGATCATATGGGTTCTACAGAAAATTGGAAAGCTGCAATTGGCCCAAAGACCGAggaaaagttgttggaaaacATTATAAAGAGTGGGTCATTGCCTGTATATCCCTATGTTGGTGGTGTGTTTAAGGTATTCAATATGAAAGTATATGTAGACGTGAATTTGAGAGAGCGTACATGTACTTGTaaggcttggcaaatggccGGAATACCTTGTGAGCATGCATGTACAGCAATATGCCAGATGAAACAAGATGTTTATGAATATGTTGACTCATATTTCAAGCTTCCAATGCAAGAGTTGATATATTCTGGACacttcaattcaattccaaatcaCAATATGCCTATAGTTGATGCTGATGGATGTGTTCGTGATGTTCAAGGTCGCTTATATCCTTCGCTTAAACCTCCATGCTCAAAACGACCACCTGGAAGGCCTCGACACCGTCGAATAGAGTCGCAATTTAGTTCAAAAAGGCTTATCTTCTGTTCATGA